A single region of the Malaclemys terrapin pileata isolate rMalTer1 chromosome 4, rMalTer1.hap1, whole genome shotgun sequence genome encodes:
- the DIO3 gene encoding thyroxine 5-deiodinase, translated as MLHSLGVHTLQLLTQVAACILLFPRFLLTALMLWLLDFLCIRKKVLLVGSRAEEEACPGQEPPPDDPPVCVSDSNRMFTLESLKAVWHGQKLDFFKSAHVGSSAPNPEVIQLDGQKRLRLLDYARGKRPLILNFGSCTUPPFMARLRSFQRLAAHFVDIADFLLVYIEEAHPSDGWVSSDAAYQIPKHQCLQDRLRAAQLMQEGAPGCPLAVDTMDNASSAAYGAFFERLYIIQEEVVMYQGGRGPEGYKISELRSWLNHYKNRLQSPSTVVIHV; from the coding sequence ATGCTCCACTCCCTCGGCGTTCACACCTTGCAGCTGCTCACCCAGGTCGCTGCCTGCATCCTCCTGTTCCCCCGCTTCCTGCTCACCGCGCTGATGCTCTGGCTCCTGGATTTTCTCTGCATCAGGAAGAAGGTGCTGCTGGTGGGCAGCAGGGCGGAGGAGGAAGCCTGTCCTGGCCAAGAGCCGCCCCCGGACGACCCCCCGGTCTGCGTGTCCGACTCCAACCGCATGTTCACTCTGGAGTCCCTGAAAGCCGTGTGGCACGGGCAGAAGCTAGACTTCTTCAAGTCAGCCCACGTGGGCTCCTCCGCCCCCAACCCCGAAGTCATCCAGCTGGACGGGCAGAAGCGGCTCAGGCTCCTGGACTACGCCCGAGGCAAGAGACCCCTGATCCTGAACTTCGGGAGCTGCACCTGACCCCCGTTCATGGCTCGCCTGAGGTCCTTCCAGCGCCTGGCTGCGCACTTCGTGGACATCGCTGACTTCCTGCTGGTCTACATCGAAGAGGCTCACCCCTCCGACGGCTGGGTCAGCTCGGACGCAGCCTACCAGATCCCCAAGCACCAGTGCCTCCAGGACAGGCTGAGGGCGGCTCAGCTGATGCAGGAAGGGGCGCCTGGCTGCCCGCTGGCAGTGGACACCATGGACAATGCTTCCAGCGCCGCCTATGGCGCCTTCTTTGAAAGGCTCTACATCATCCAGGAGGAGGTGGTGATGTACCAGGGAGGCAGAGGACCAGAGGGCTACAAGATCTCCGAACTGCGGAGCTGGCTCAACCACTACAAAAACCGGCTCCAGAGCCCCAGCACGGTGGTCATCCACGTGTAA